One Monomorium pharaonis isolate MP-MQ-018 chromosome 4, ASM1337386v2, whole genome shotgun sequence DNA segment encodes these proteins:
- the LOC118645210 gene encoding uncharacterized protein LOC118645210 — translation MSTDAVVDLSWLNALIENAGDVVDEEGDRLALRKKCQRRPVRTGTVNSLVSRILSLEGIRNELRYRFACSGAGLGERSGLIWSEIETAFDKRVLTGAVINSRYIEPSEFLKDSRDMVIEKVREQLDRYSCLKVNTVFNGKFVAKGKSAVKSITTANKQLFVLTDLREWYERFVIRAILTSLEEFQERDSGWALSRILNLNVNINKCDPMQAGCWCDIPFVRRKKAVVNVRSNDNACFAWAVIAAMYPADENRERSSSYPDYRMHLKFDGIEFPVALRDITKFERLNNISVNVFMFKERDKKKIVPLRLTANKRNLHVNLLYISDTRRNDTVGHYVLITQLSRLVSNEINKTQTKKFICDRCLHYFYSIEKLSEHTEDCEKMNEYAIVLPKEEDKWLSFRNYDRKERLPYVVYADLECLLEKKDEGESFMTTENGFGYQRHRAFSVGYYVRCTLSDESSMYISHRGQDCVSWFAKELNSLAHRAKDTLAAVAPMSELSREETRDFADVTFCHICGKIFLTTDLRVRDHCHITGRYRGAAHSYCNLNYHNSFVIPVFFHNLSGYDAHFIIKEIANEYEGRVDLLPLNKETYISFTKNVSSTREKKWHNCVKLRFVDSYKFLNESLGKLVSYLDRDDLRIMRSMFSDLDDEDFELLTRKGVFPYEYLDSVDKLHDTELPSRDAFYSSLTGEEVSDDDHRHAVKVWERFNIQNLGEYSDLYLKTDVLLLADVFEKFRDNSIDSYGLDPAHYYTLPGYTWDAMLKYTGVRFELLTDIDMVLFVERGVRGGLSQCSNRYARANNRYVPSYDSSQPSSFLMYYDVNNLYGWAMCQPLPYSCFQWLDDITNFDVMSVSADSYFGYILEVDIAYPHELHGAHADLPFCPVRATPPDRRNVKLLATLNDKSHYVIHYRNLQQCLRHGLRVTRIHRVLRFAQFPWLRGYIELNTRFRIGAKNEFERNMYKLMNNAVFGKTMENVRDRVDVRLVTSRDGRHGAEALIAKPNFHSRSIFAEDLMAIELRRLEVTMNKPLYVGMTILEIAKTRLYEFHYNYMLPLYRDKCKIMYTDTDSLIYFIECYDVYEDMKRFIDRFDTSNFPENNPYTVPFVNKSVPGLMKDENCGAIMTEFVGLRAKMYATRVLGGRNTKKIKSVKKNVVERTITFDDFTRCLRNDIEMTRRQSSVRSRLHEVYTFSEMKIALSPYDDKRYIPPESTETLPWGHYRVSQ, via the exons ATGTCTACCGACGCGGTAGTCGATCTGTCTTGGTTGAACGCCCTTATCGAGAACGCGGGCGATGTCGTCGACGAGGAGGGCGATCGCCT CGCTTTGAGAAAGAAATGTCAACGTCGTCCCGTGAGAACTGGAACGGTAAATTCTCTCGTGTCCCGTATTTTGAGTTTAGAGGGAATAAGGAACGAGTTACGATACCGATTTGCCTGTTCCGGTGCCGGTCTTGGTGAGAGATCGGGATTGATTTGGTCTGAAATTGAGACCGCTTTTGACAAACGCGTGCTAACGGGCGCGGTCATTAATTCTCGTTATATCGAACCAAGCGAATTTCTCAAGGACTCGAGAGACATGGTGATCGAGAAGGTGCGTGAACAGTTGGATAGATATTCGTGTTTGAAGGTTAATACTGTGTTTAATGGGAAATTCGTTGCCAAAGGTAAGAGCGCTGTTAAAAGTATTACAACCGCGAACAAACAGCTGTTCGTTTTGACCGATCTGCGTGAGTGGTACGAAAGATTTGTGATCCGCGCTATCCTCACGTCACTCGAGGAGTTTCAAGAGCGCGATAGCGGATGGGCGCTGTCGCGTATATTGAATTTGAACGTGAATATCAACAAATGCGATCCCATGCAGGCGGGATGCTGGTGCGACATACCGTTCGTGAGACGTAAGAAAGCGGTGGTGAACGTGCGGTCGAACGATAACGCGTGTTTCGCGTGGGCTGTTATCGCCGCGATGTATCCCGCTGATGAGAATAGAGAGAGGAGCAGTTCGTATCCCGATTATCGAATGCACCTGAAGTTCGATGGAATAGAATTTCCGGTTGCTCTGCGCGATATCACTAAATTTGAACGTTTGAACAATATATCCGTAAATGTGTTTATGTTTAAGGaacgtgataaaaaaaagatcgttCCTCTACGTCTTACGGCTAACAAGAGAAATCTTCACgtaaatttgttatacataTCGGATACACGACGTAACGATACGGTGGGCCATTATGTTTTGATTACCCAGCTCTCGCGATTGGTCTCGAACGAAATAAACAAGACCCAAACCAAAAAGTTCATATGTGATCG ATgtctgcattatttttattcgatcGAGAAATTATCCGAGCATACCGAGGACTGCGAAAAGATGAACGAGTACGCGATTGTTCTTCCCAAGGAGGAGGATAAGTGGCTCTCGTTTCGCAACTACGATCGAAAGGAGCGACTTCCGTACGTGGTATACGCGGATTTGGAGTGCCTTTTGGAAAAGAAGGACGAGGGGGAAAGCTTTATGACAACGGAAAATGGATTCGGTTATCAACGTCACAGAGCGTTTAGCGTCGGTTATTATGTTAGGTGCACGCTAAGCGATGAGTCATCGATGTATATATCGCATCGCGGTCAGGACTGCGTTTCGTGGTTTGCGAAAGAATTGAATTCTCTGGCGCATCGCGCGAAAGATACTCTTGCCGCGGTCGCGCCTATGTCGGAGTTGTCGAGGGAGGAGACGCGCGATTTCGCGGACGTGACGTTTTGTCACATATGTGGAAAAATATTCCTGACGACGGATCTACGTGTGCGTGATCATTGTCATATCACCGGGCGTTATAGGGGTGCGGCGCATtcgtattgtaatttaaattaccaCAATTCTTTTGTGATTCCGgtgttttttcataatttatctgGATACGAcgcgcattttataattaaagaaatcgCAAATGAATACGAGGGTAGAGTTGATCTGTTACCGTTGAACAAAGAGACGTACATTTCTTTCACAAAGAATGTAAGTTCTACGAGAGAGAAGAAGTGGcataattgtgtaaaattgcGATTCGTGGATTcgtataaatttctaaatgaaAGTCTCGGCAAATTGGTGTCGTATCTAGATCGCGACGATTTGCGAATAATGCGATCGATGTTCTCCGATTTGGATGACGAAGATTTTGAATTGCTCACGCGCAAAGGCGTGTTCCCGTACGAATACCTCGACAGTGTCGATAAGTTGCACGATACGGAGTTACCGTCGCGCGACGCTTTTTACAGTTCGCTAACGGGAGAGGAGGTGTCCGACGACGATCACAGGCACGCCGTTAAGGTCTGGGAGCGCTTTAACATTCAAAATCTAGGCGAATACAGCgatctatatttgaaaacggaCGTGCTACTCCTTGCGGAtgtctttgaaaaatttcgcgACAACAGCATAGATAGTTACGGATTGGATCCCGCTCATTATTATACGTTACCCGGCTATACGTGGGACGCGATGTTGAAATACACGGGTGTTCGTTTCGAACTTTTGACCGATATCGACATGGTGTTGTTCGTTGAGCGTGGCGTGCGCGGCGGTCTTAGCCAGTGTTCGAATAGATACGCGCGTGCGAATAACAGATATGTACCGTCTTACGATTCGTCGCAACCGTCGTCGTTTCTTATGTATTACGACGTAAATAATCTGTACGGTTGGGCGATGTGCCAACCGTTACCGTATTCGTGTTTCCAGTGGCTCGACGACATTACCAATTTCGACGTAATGTCGGTGTCCGCGGATTCTTATTTCGGTTACATTCTCGAGGTAGATATCGCGTATCCGCACGAGTTGCACGGCGCTCACGCGGATCTTCCATTTTGTCCCGTGCGCGCCACGCCTCCCGATAGGCGGAACGTCAAGCTCCTGGCCACGCTTAACGATAAGTCGCATTACGTCATACATTATCGCAACCTACAACAATGTCTGCGACACGGGTTGCGCGTAACGAGGATTCATCGCGTGTTACGATTCGCGCAATTTCCATGGCTTCGTGGTTACATAGAATTGAATACGAGATTTAGGATTGGCGCGAAAAACGAGTTCGagagaaatatgtataagctAATGAATAACGCGGTTTTCGGAAAGACCATGGAAAATGTGCGCGATCGTGTGGACGTGCGTCTCGTGACGAGTAGGGATGGTAGACACGGAGCGGAAGCGTTAATCGCTAAACCGAACTTCCACAGTAGAAGCATCTTCGCTGAGGATCTGATGGCCATTGAATTGCGTCGCTTAGAGGTGACGATGAACAAACCGTTGTACGTTGGTATGACTATTTTAGAAATAGCAAAAACGCGCTTATACGAATttcattacaattatatgttgCCTTTGTATCGAGACAAGTGTAAAATCATGTACACGGATACGGACAGCTTGATATATTTCATCGAATGTTACGATGTGTACGAGGATATGAAACGTTTTATCGATCGATTCGACACGAGCAACTTTCCGGAGAATAATCCGTACACCGTGCCGTTTGTGAATAAGAGTGTGCCGGGTTTGATGAAGGACGAGAATTGCGGCGCTATTATGACGGAATTTGTTGGTTTGAGGGCGAAGATGTACGCCACGAGAGTTTTGGGGGGTAGGAACACGAAGAAAATTAAGAGTGTGAAGAAAAATGTGGTGGAGAGAACGATAACGTTCGATGATTTTACGCGATGCCTACGAAACGATATAGAAATGACGCGTCGTCAGTCGAGCGTGCGATCCAGGCTGCACGAGGTTTACACGTTCTCCGAAATGAAAATCGCTCTTAGTCCGTACGACGACAAACGGTATATCCCGCCCGAATCGACGGAAACTCTGCCGTGGGGACATTATAGGGTGTCTCAATAA
- the LOC118645292 gene encoding uncharacterized protein LOC118645292, whose product MMQRIASGNSAPCLRVVPTVAFDPAVLRSRSKTLIVGDCRTNFISTRMRACALVRAIYTRSILSLRAVVTMFLILSDKRDILEWSAAELSFIPKTILLRYFDEYIEILWDKLPEHLRADPEVRSCRRCLEHYNQPWQRTHIDGPAPQIRHCAVCQQSSSTPSEDAAADC is encoded by the coding sequence ATGATGCAACGTATCGCGTCCGGTAACAGCGCACCGTGCCTCCGCGTCGTTCCTACGGTCGCGTTCGACCCAGCGGTTTTGCGATCGAGATCGAAAACTCTTATCGTCGGCGATTGTCGCACGAATTTCATCTCTACGCGTATGCGCGCTTGCGCGCTAGTTCGCGCTATTTATACGCGATCGATTCTCTCCCTTCGCGCAGTCGTAACGATGTTTCTAATACTGTCGGACAAGCGTGACATTCTCGAGTGGTCCGCCGCGGAGCTATCGTTCATTCCGAAGACAATTCTGCTGCGATATTTCGACGAGTACATCGAGATACTGTGGGACAAATTGCCCGAACACCTAAGAGCCGATCCCGAGGTGCGGAGCTGCCGCAGATGTTTGGAGCATTATAATCAGCCTTGGCAAAGAACGCACATCGACGGCCCGGCACCGCAGATCAGACATTGCGCCGTATGCCAGCAGTCGTCGTCGACGCCATCCGAAGACGCGGCGGCGGATTGTTGA